Proteins found in one Candidatus Dormiibacterota bacterium genomic segment:
- a CDS encoding acetylornithine transaminase, translating into MSLDALRELESRYVMGTYARQPLALVRGEGLRVWDTDGNEYLDMVGGIAVNVLGHAPAAVRAALERQASLLIHVSNLYYTEPMVEAARRLVETAFPARVFFCNSGAEANEGAIKIARKWGQRHRDGAHRIVCLRNAFHGRTLAALAATGNPRYMAPFEPMPDGFTHVDFDDPDAIAAAVDERTVAVMLEPVQGETGVNLVRDQTLRAVRALCDERGLLLILDEVQSGMGRTGRWWAHQHAGITPDVMTVAKGLGGGVPIGAILAAPRADVLEPGDHGCTFGGNPLATAVAAEVLRTIEERGLVDHAATAGEHLRERLRGLGAPVASVRGRGLMIGVDLDADIAPQVVRAGLRTGVIVNATGPHTLRLVPPLTLTDAEADEAVRRLGEAMRT; encoded by the coding sequence ATGAGTCTCGACGCCCTGCGCGAGCTCGAGTCGCGGTACGTGATGGGCACCTACGCGCGCCAGCCGCTGGCACTGGTCCGCGGCGAGGGCCTGCGGGTGTGGGACACCGACGGCAACGAGTACCTCGACATGGTCGGGGGCATCGCCGTCAACGTCCTCGGCCACGCCCCCGCGGCGGTGCGCGCCGCCCTCGAGCGCCAGGCGTCGCTGCTCATCCACGTCAGCAACCTCTACTACACCGAGCCGATGGTGGAGGCGGCGCGGCGGCTGGTGGAGACCGCGTTCCCGGCCCGCGTCTTCTTCTGCAACAGCGGCGCCGAGGCCAACGAGGGGGCGATCAAGATCGCGCGCAAGTGGGGGCAGCGCCACCGTGATGGCGCCCACCGCATCGTCTGCTTGCGCAACGCCTTCCACGGCCGCACCCTGGCCGCCCTCGCGGCCACCGGCAACCCCCGCTACATGGCACCCTTCGAGCCGATGCCCGACGGTTTCACCCACGTCGACTTCGACGACCCGGACGCGATCGCCGCCGCCGTCGACGAGCGCACCGTGGCGGTGATGCTCGAGCCGGTGCAGGGCGAGACCGGCGTCAACCTGGTGCGCGACCAGACCCTGCGGGCGGTGCGCGCGCTCTGCGACGAGCGCGGGCTGCTGCTGATCCTCGACGAGGTGCAGAGCGGCATGGGACGCACCGGGCGCTGGTGGGCGCACCAGCACGCCGGCATCACCCCCGACGTGATGACCGTCGCCAAGGGGCTCGGCGGCGGTGTTCCCATCGGGGCGATCCTCGCCGCGCCCCGAGCCGACGTGCTCGAGCCCGGCGACCACGGCTGCACCTTCGGCGGCAACCCGCTGGCCACCGCGGTGGCGGCCGAGGTGCTCCGCACCATCGAGGAGCGCGGCCTGGTCGACCACGCCGCCACCGCCGGTGAGCACCTGCGCGAGCGGCTCCGCGGCCTCGGCGCGCCGGTGGCCTCGGTGCGCGGCCGGGGCCTCATGATCGGCGTCGACCTCGACGCCGACATCGCCCCCCAGGTGGTGCGCGCCGGGCTGCGCACCGGGGTGATCGTCAACGCCACCGGGCCGCACACCCTGCGGCTGGTGCCCCCTCTGACCCTCACCGACGCCGAGGCGGACGAGGCGGTCCGCCGGCTCGGCGAGGCGATGCGCACGTGA
- the argB gene encoding acetylglutamate kinase produces MDERIRRAQVLVEALPFIRRFAGQTVVVKLGGAAIESGEPEQVLQDVVLLRFVGLRPVLVHGGGPEISAWQKRMGMETRFVNGLRVTDAQTMEIAKMVLTGKVGPELVAGIHRLGGRAIGLSGEDGPTLLVRPRPPEAGEDLGFVGDVAQVNPEPIESILDQGRIPVVASIGLGYDGKAYNVNADSVAAELAVALRASKLLLLTDIDGIHDADGTLISELDAARARRLIAAGTISGGMIPKVLAGLRALEGGGAAHVIDGRVPHSLLLELLTESGVGTMLCDSGDDTPEAA; encoded by the coding sequence ATGGACGAACGCATCCGCCGCGCCCAGGTGCTGGTGGAGGCGCTGCCCTTCATCCGCCGCTTCGCGGGTCAGACCGTGGTGGTGAAGCTGGGCGGCGCCGCCATCGAGAGCGGCGAACCCGAGCAGGTGCTGCAGGACGTCGTGCTGCTCCGCTTCGTCGGCCTTCGCCCGGTGCTGGTCCACGGCGGCGGCCCGGAGATCAGCGCCTGGCAGAAGCGCATGGGGATGGAGACCCGCTTCGTCAACGGGTTGCGGGTCACCGACGCGCAGACCATGGAGATCGCCAAGATGGTGCTCACCGGGAAGGTGGGCCCGGAGCTGGTCGCCGGCATCCACCGCCTCGGCGGCCGGGCGATCGGGCTCAGCGGCGAGGACGGCCCCACCCTGCTGGTGCGGCCCCGTCCCCCCGAGGCGGGCGAGGACCTCGGCTTCGTCGGTGACGTCGCCCAGGTGAACCCGGAGCCGATCGAGTCGATCCTCGACCAGGGGCGCATCCCCGTGGTCGCGTCGATCGGCCTCGGCTACGACGGCAAGGCCTACAACGTCAACGCCGACTCCGTCGCCGCCGAGCTGGCGGTGGCGCTGCGCGCCTCCAAGCTGCTGCTGCTCACCGACATCGACGGCATCCACGACGCCGACGGCACCCTGATCAGCGAGCTCGACGCGGCCCGGGCACGCCGTCTGATCGCCGCGGGCACGATCAGTGGGGGGATGATCCCCAAGGTGCTGGCGGGGCTGCGCGCCCTCGAGGGGGGCGGCGCCGCCCACGTCATCGACGGCCGGGTGCCCCACTCGCTGCTGCTCGAGCTGCTCACCGAGTCGGGGGTGGGCACGATGCTGTGCGACAGCGGCGACGACACCCCGGAGGCGGCATGA
- the argJ gene encoding bifunctional glutamate N-acetyltransferase/amino-acid acetyltransferase ArgJ: MSPAVAGDGRETGVCAPSGFVAGAAAADIRDHGDDTRLDVAIVRSQHPCQAAGVFTRNLVKAAPVVISQLTLRQARVQAVLFNSGNANACTGVQGFRDALAMCKAAGDACDLDPAQVLVCSTGVIGRPMPMPRVLTGVRGAATVLRPEAGDDVARAIMTTDLVPKQAVRRVRIDGRPVVVGGMAKGSGMIHPDMATLLALVTTDAPVAPGVLQPLLRRVTDQTFNCVTVDGDTSTNDTLLMLANGAAGGEPVGPGSGGLAALETAVLEVCDQLAEMIAADGEGATRHFRVEVRGAATVEQARLAARTVAGSPLVKTAIHGRDPNWGRIVAAVGRSGAEFVLDGCRVVIGGVPVFDAGTPVDADLEAIRRIFAAARVDLEIDLGAGDAIGHAWGCDLSDGYVRINADYTT, translated from the coding sequence TGAGCCCGGCGGTGGCCGGCGACGGCCGCGAGACCGGCGTCTGCGCGCCCTCGGGCTTCGTCGCCGGCGCGGCCGCGGCCGACATCCGCGACCACGGCGACGACACCCGGCTCGACGTCGCCATCGTGCGCAGCCAGCACCCCTGCCAGGCGGCGGGGGTCTTCACCCGCAACCTGGTCAAGGCCGCGCCGGTGGTGATCTCCCAGCTCACCCTGCGCCAGGCGCGGGTGCAGGCGGTGCTCTTCAACTCCGGCAACGCCAACGCCTGCACCGGGGTGCAGGGGTTCCGCGACGCCCTGGCGATGTGCAAGGCGGCGGGCGACGCCTGCGACCTCGACCCCGCGCAGGTGCTGGTGTGCAGCACCGGGGTGATCGGACGGCCGATGCCGATGCCGAGGGTGCTCACCGGGGTGCGCGGCGCCGCCACGGTGCTGCGGCCGGAGGCGGGTGACGACGTCGCCCGGGCGATCATGACCACCGACCTCGTGCCCAAGCAGGCGGTGCGCAGGGTGCGGATCGACGGCCGCCCGGTGGTGGTGGGCGGGATGGCCAAGGGATCGGGAATGATCCACCCCGACATGGCCACGCTCCTCGCCCTGGTGACCACCGACGCCCCCGTCGCTCCCGGGGTGCTGCAGCCGCTGCTCCGCCGGGTCACCGACCAGACCTTCAACTGCGTCACCGTCGACGGCGACACCTCGACGAACGACACCCTGCTGATGCTCGCCAACGGCGCCGCCGGCGGCGAACCGGTCGGCCCCGGCAGCGGCGGCCTGGCCGCGCTCGAGACCGCGGTCCTCGAGGTCTGCGACCAGCTCGCCGAGATGATCGCCGCCGACGGCGAGGGGGCGACCCGCCACTTCCGGGTCGAGGTGCGCGGCGCGGCCACGGTCGAGCAGGCGCGCCTCGCCGCCCGCACCGTGGCCGGCAGCCCGCTGGTGAAGACCGCCATCCACGGCCGCGACCCCAACTGGGGACGCATCGTCGCCGCGGTCGGGCGCAGCGGCGCCGAGTTCGTGCTCGACGGTTGCCGGGTCGTGATCGGCGGCGTCCCCGTCTTCGACGCGGGCACGCCCGTCGACGCCGACCTCGAGGCGATCCGTCGCATCTTCGCCGCCGCCCGCGTCGACCTCGAGATCGACCTCGGCGCCGGCGACGCCATCGGCCACGCCTGGGGCTGCGACCTCAGCGACGGCTACGTGCGCATCAACGCCGACTACACCACGTAG